Genomic DNA from Garra rufa chromosome 18, GarRuf1.0, whole genome shotgun sequence:
cTTTTTATTATTTAACCATACCTGCTCCCGTGTTATTAGAAGAGCTCTGACGGATGTTTTCATTTTTCTCCAGCTTTCTCCTCTTCCCACACTTCACTGTGTCCACATCGTCATTGTTGTTCTCACTGGAAATCAGTTCTGCATGATGGTGCCTAGTAAAGATCAGAATGATCTGATTTAATGTTCATTTTGcaaaacattttaatcattttgacGTAGTAGCACATCAAATATGACGTCCAAACACATAAGATCAGATGGGACATGGAACACATGCAATAATAGAAAACACTACAATAGGTGCAAAACATGGGTGTGTCAGAATTATCTTTTACTTCACCCAAACTGAAATCTCTACAAGCACATGATCTTAAGATGTTCTCACCGAACAACTTTGGCTGTCTCCACCCACTCCGGCTGCTGGCTCTCCCAGTCATCCACTGTGATCCAGTCCGAGTTTTGTGTGGCTAGTCTAGCCATCTCTAATCGATGACGGGCTTCAATCAGACCTTTCTTTTTATAGCTATCTCCAACTGGAGAGATTATGCCTTTCACCACTCTGTATCTTCCTAAGTCAACAAAAAAGTTATGTATGCTAAATATGCATGTTTGATGAGCGATAACAAAATGACCTAtatagctgaagtcaaaagtttacatacaccttgcagaatctgcaaaatgttaattattttaccaaaataagagagatcatacaaaattactgttattttttcatttagtactctcctggataagatatttcatgcaaaagacgtttacatatagtcaacaagagaaaataatagttgaatttataaagaatgaccctgttcaaaactgattttcttcagaaaatgtttcaggtcccacaaattctttagttttcagcagttgtgtgtatttgaagcctttccaacaatgactgtacgattttgaggtccatctttaaAAAaagtgcttcagaaggaaacatgaagcattaagagccaggggtgaacacTTAGAatctaaagatcagggtaaatttaacttattttgtcttctgggaaacatgtaaatgtcttcaatagtttctgaagggcagtactaaatgaaaaaaaatattttttaagataagaaaaatgtacacatcttcattctgttcaaaagtttacacccctggctcttaatgcatcgtgtttccttctgaagcatcagtgagtgtttgagccttctgtaatagttgcatatgagtccctcagttgtcctttgtGTAAAAGAcagatctgaaaatcatacagtcattggaaagggttcaaatgcacaaaaatgctgaaaaaccacagaatttgtgggacctgaaggattttttctgaagaacagcaggcagttaaactgttcaggacaaacaagggacttgtgaacaactatcaccaaacaaaaagaacagctgtggatcattcaggtaacaacacagtaaagaatcaagtgcatgtaaacttttgaacagggtcgtttttataaattcagctactattttctcttgtggactatatgtaaacgtcttttatgttaaatatcttattcaggtcagtcctaaataaaaaataacatgtattttgtatgatccctcttattttgctaaaataattaacagggTTATGTTCAGTAGAACAATaaaaaactcatacaggtttggaacaacttgagggtgagtaaatgatgacaagttttgggtgaactatccctttaatctaatcattttaaatttaaacaaacCAGTGTCTTCAAGGTGATCCCGAGCCAGTTCGAACATACGCAGGTGCATGTTTGTGATGGGGTTGAAGGACCCGCATGCCAACAGCACCACTTTGGTTTTTTCTTGTGATGTCATTGATCATATGAAAAATGCTGTCTGCAGAAAAAAGCAATCTAGGAAGAAATATATAGTCAACatattttatatacactaccagtcaaaagttattgaacagtaagatttttaatgtttttcaaagaagactcttctgctcaccaagcagaatccatttgatccaaagtacagcaaaaaacagtagaATATATTTCTACTGTTATTATATACagttaaatatttgtactatttaaaataacttttctattctATTAGAAATTAACACGTTTATTAAAAGGATGCTTCAAatttaaagtgatgataaaggcatttataatgttacaaaagatttctatttcaaataaatgctgttcttttgaactttctattcatcacagaaacctgaaaaaaaatctactcagctgttttcaacataataataatgttttttgagcagcaaatcagaatattagaatgatttctgaaggatcatgtgactggagtaatgacatgACAATGACACAATAAACACAatgaatgtaaataaatattcaaatagaaaaaagttattttgaataggaaaaatattttaaaatattactttatgCAAATATtattttgctatactttggatcaaataaatgcaggcttggtgagcagaggagatatcttaaaaaaaaaaaaacattaaaaatcttactgtttaaaaacttttgactggtagtgtatgacatacatatacaaattaataaaaaaaaataataaagcttTGTTTCTGGATTTActgttaaatatacattttacctAAATGGAAATCTCAACTAAATATCGTTTCCTTCCTCAAAGGTGCTACTATAGTTCATGAGgaaactgtattttatttaataaaaactattCTTAATTATACAAATGGGTTTAGGAATGCTATGCTATACAATAAAACGCCATTACACAAATATGTGCAATAGTATGTCATCAAAACAGGACTAAGCATGTTTACTTCTTACCTATTCACCAAACTAGTCTCGTCTATTTATCTGACTGCAGTGGTTGTGCTTCAGTAAAACGTTGTTTACGTATCGTAAACAAACAGGAACACCGGCGAACGGTGAAGTTCTTAAAAATATTCGTATTTTAGCCTTGTTGTGACGGTTCTGGAACAAACGATCAATGCGCATGTGATCATGCGCACTTTCTACGTGTTCGTAGTGTGTTCGTGAGAATCAACTCTGCGCAGAGTTTACGCAGAAAAAAATCCATTGGATTTCTATTGAAGGTAAATAGTGCTAGCAAACCACACCTTACCAACTGGACTTAGGAACTTAAATCTTATTGTAATTTGGTCTTTATCAGTAGGACTTTTTGGAGAAAAAAGAACGGGTGAGAATTACTACTTGACTCACGTAAAATCACACCGTTTAGGACTCTACAGTTcgtgcttttgtttgtttatatatatgttAGTGCAAGCTAAGCTAACTGCGCAGTGAGAGAGAATAAAGCAGTGACAaaagaatgtaatttatttcatggATGTGATACCAGATATGTATCTTGATACAGCCAACACTGTATACCAATTATAATCAGTTCAGAAATAACTCTGTATGAATTTATAACAGCTGTGCCATTCCCATGTGTAGTAACAATGTATGAGGAGATGGTGCTAAAATGTGATTATgcctgttatttatttaaaaagataaACGATGGCTTCTCGAGGGGCATCAGAAACAAGCAAACTAAGGCAAAACATGGAAGAACAGCTGGACCGGTTAATGCAACAGCTGCAGGATTTAGAGGAGTGCAGGTAATGACAGCCCACCGCTTCTCTACTCCACATTCAGTTACATGCTGAGAAAACTACACACTATTTCGTCATTTTTCTGTTGCAGAGAAGAGCTTGAAGAAGAGGAATATGAAGAAACCAAAAAAGAGACACTGGAACAGTTGAGCGAGTTCAATGAGTCTTTGAAGAAGTTGATGTCTGGGAATATGACACTAGTTGATGAACTGGGGGGAATGCAACTGGTAAGAATTCATTGTATTATTGTATTAAAGTTTAtacatgggccattctacagaattggtgcaaactgctgtcccacatccaaaaaacacatttaaaaagcattcaaaTCTTAGATTTTTACtaagattattttattatttattgagacaataatatttaaaatatcagtaagcttagttaatatatatataaaataatcatttagaaggtactttcaattgggaggtagctgtcccgaaccctaacccctaagtttcaacttatgaaaatgatattgaaataatttttgccttttattccattgcttttaaaaatatctttttgatttttttaaaaatgtagttcaaaaatgttttattttatattttctttgtaactTATGAAActgtgtactgagttaagggtatgaatacttttaatacatttgtaaaatttacactccatacaccttaataatgacaaagcaaaaaacagatttgcaaacattacaaatttattaaaaataaaacactgaaataagtacattgcataagtattcatacccttaacccagtacatagttgaagcacctttacagcctcaagtctttttgggtatgatgtgacaagctttgcacatctgcatttgccaATTATCTACCATTcttttgcctcaccttttcacctctcaagctctgtcagcttggatgggggctggcagacattttctagagcccgagttgttccaatcgtcttccattatggataatgcttctgtgaaccttcaatgcagcagatttttttcggaactcttccctagatcattgccttaacgcaagtctctCACTgaactctacaggcagttatcttgacctcaggacttggtttttgctctgatatgcattttcagctgttagaccttttcttagaggtgtgtgcctttctgaatcatactcattcaaatgaatttgccacagtttaactccactcgaagtgtagtaacatctagaagcaatatgaatgctcctgagctaaatttcaagtgtcccagaaaagggtatgaatacttatgcaacaggatcttttcagttttttatttttaataactttgcacaaaaattaaaaacaaatattaaatattttttgctttgccattatggagtagggagtgtagattgatgtgggaaaaaagtaattaaaagtagtttaacataaggcagcaacataaaatgtgaaaaaaatgaaggggcatgaataatttcgcaaggcactgtacatacaAAATTTTTGGAAGCTTTTTTTCAACTTTGAGTTTAAACCAATTCTGTAGTCTGgccaataatgtgttttttttattactgtacaaagAAATCTAGACTGACGTCTACTAGTATAATTATTTATGTATGCTGAAAGATCAATTATGTCTCTAAATATTTATCAGGCGATCCAAGCTGCCATCAGCCAGGCATTCAAGACCCCTGAAGTCATTCGGCTGTTTGCTAAAAAGCAGCCAGGGCAACTGAGGACAAGACTGGCTGAGGTGACAAGCCCTTcttaaatattaacattttcaaATATGCAAAGACTTGTTCATATGATACTGTATGAATTCAGATGGACCGTGATGTGATGGTTGGAAAGCTTCCTCGGGACGTGTACACTCAGCAGAAAGTGGAGATCCTCACGGCTCTGAGAAAACTTGGCGAGAAGGTGAGGAGGCTATTACTGACACAAATACTCTCGCATCTATTTTTAAACTCACGTGTTAAACTGTTTCTGATATCTGTAACTTGTCTGAATGCACAGCTGACAACAGAGGATGAAGCTTTTCTTGCTGCAAATGCTAGTGCCACTCTGAGCCATTTTGAGAAGGTGACTGCAAGCCTGGGTAAGATGAGAAGCAGCATATTAAAGCATATTTTGCTTAATAAATACTTCTTTAATAATTAAATCTATCTTACCTTTCTAGGATCTGAAGATAAGATAATGGCATTGGCCAGTTCTGGAGTTGGGAAGACCTCAACATAAAGGTTACCTGGATTGACATTTATTCTGAGTGTGGCCTAAATGCTGTCCGTTCATTTTTCAGTATTTACAGTCATTTTTTAAACAGTGGTTGCAATTTGTACACTTAGGAAGAGAATTGTCAGATTGACATCATGTGGTCACACCCTAATGTATGTATATTGGGATTCATCAGACATTTGTATTGTATGCATCCTATACATTTGGGTACAgtgaaaaaaatgtttacattttcagTGAAATGTCTCAAACCTTTACACATCAGTTTAGAGTAGttctttttttctgaatacaCAGAGGTAAGATTGTCTTTATTCAAAAAGTTCTTGATTTATTTTTAACCCTCTGGTTTTTATTAACCTGTTTGCCAATAAGCCTTTTGGTACTAGTGTTTGATAGTAACATAGACTGTAATTACTATGCATTTTAATTGAGTTTGTCATTTTTTAACCAGTGTGaaatttgtacatattttgtatttgaatatatttggtGATCAACATCTAAAAAGTTGTgttgtcttttttctttatttaaaataactcaaataaagtatactgaattatcaactaatatgttatgatagtgtttggttcaaggTACAAAAACAGGTTTGATCTTTGCAAACTCCATTACAGACTGGATTGTGATCTTTGGAAAATTGTTATGAATATGTCTATAAACCAAATAAGAAATTCCAAATTCCACACTTCCAATTTAagataatattaaaaatgatctGTCAACCTAATCATTTTGCTATAACATTAGCACTGATGTTTTATAGATATGAATATAAACACTAGGTGGCACTCTAGTCCTGTCAACATTACTGTGGTTTGTAATTCACCTTCATCATAGAGGCCTCATCGAAGATGAAATACGTGAGGAAAGATCAAGGTGAATGATTAAAACCCTTCCGATGAAGAAATATTACTTTCCTTCAAGGTTTAAAGAAAAGACTATGGTAGAAGCTTTTAAACGGTTACACAAATATTGATGGATTTATCAACCTTATTCTTCGACGCAGAGAaaaagcctatgggcgagacttcggTTCATTAACCGCTAACGTTAGTGAAATGACGAGAAGACgtacagtaaacggtaaaacggtTTGCACtggtgtttataattaagataatacattaaaataacgtggtaaaacacaccaatttgAAATACCaaacagcaaaacgagctgttgcggacagctaaaaatagctggacgtggatgaaaCGGGAAGGTAGATTTATAAAATGTACTAATGGGAaaacgggaaaaataaggtgggtgGACTATATTTTACTTATATAAAG
This window encodes:
- the nmnat1 gene encoding nicotinamide/nicotinic acid mononucleotide adenylyltransferase 1, which produces MTSQEKTKVVLLACGSFNPITNMHLRMFELARDHLEDTGRYRVVKGIISPVGDSYKKKGLIEARHRLEMARLATQNSDWITVDDWESQQPEWVETAKVVRHHHAELISSENNNDDVDTVKCGKRRKLEKNENIRQSSSNNTGADPPYLNLLCGADVLESFGVPNLWKPEDIEEIVGRYGVACITRCGSDPEKFINQSDVLYKHRKNIHLVREWVTNEISATHVRRALRRRQSVRYLLPDPVVSYIEERSLYSAESEQKNADVILAPFQRYTSTN
- the lzic gene encoding protein LZIC, with amino-acid sequence MASRGASETSKLRQNMEEQLDRLMQQLQDLEECREELEEEEYEETKKETLEQLSEFNESLKKLMSGNMTLVDELGGMQLAIQAAISQAFKTPEVIRLFAKKQPGQLRTRLAEMDRDVMVGKLPRDVYTQQKVEILTALRKLGEKLTTEDEAFLAANASATLSHFEKVTASLGSEDKIMALASSGVGKTST